The following coding sequences are from one Kosakonia sp. H02 window:
- the recB gene encoding exodeoxyribonuclease V subunit beta: protein MSEHTAETLDPLRLPLTGERLIEASAGTGKTFTIAALYLRLLLGLGGNAAFPRPLSVEELLVVTFTEAATEELRGRIRSNIHELRIACLRESSDNPLYASLLEEIDDKQQAAHWLMLAERQMDEAAVFTIHGFCQRMLSLNAFESGMLFDLKLLEDETLLRYQACADFWRRHCYPLPRAIAQVIHDAWKGPQDLLKSIDRYLQGEAPQIKTPPPADETLASRHEQIVAQIDKVKRQWLASVDELEPLIESSGIDRRKFNRGNQAKWIEKISAWAQEETRTYLLPDALEKFSQSFLVQRTKAGGAVPEHPLFVVIEELLAQPLTLNDLVLTRAMREIRDAVAKEKRRRGELGFDDMLSRLDSALQSPNGDALAAAIRTRFPVAMIDEFQDTDPQQYRIFSRIWLNQPECGLLLIGDPKQAIYAFRGADIFTYMKARDEVSARYTLDTNWRSSPGMIASVNRLFSHLDNAFMFQQIPFLPVKAAARNAGLRFAVHGETQPSMKLWLMEGEGVGVGDYQSFMAQLCATQIRDWLSAGQKGEALLWEGEKARPVKASDITVLVRSRHEASLIRDALTLLGIPSVYLSNRDSVFETPEAHELLWLLQAVLTPERESTLRSALATSMLGLTARDIEALNLDEQAWDNVVEEFTHYRELWQKRGVMPMLRTLMSARHVAENLLATPGGERRLTDILHISELLQEAGTQLESEHALTRWLTQHIAEPNASASSEQMRLESDKHLVQIVTIHKSKGLEYPLVWLPFIANFRVQDQGFYHDRASFNAVLDLSHADESVELAEAERLAEDLRLLYVALTRSVWHCSLGIAPLFRRRGEKTGPSDFHQSALGRLIQKGEALDAVGLRNALEQLCNDDIVLATPPTPDMARWQLPQAQPPALSVREVMRKVADDWRVTSYSGLQQRAHGIAQDLLPRLDLDAAGEREVQAEPMLTPHQFPRGAAPGTFLHSLFEDLDFTQPVSSAWVAEKLLVSGYEEHWQPVLSGWLETVLHAPLIPEGVSLSQLTAKDKQVEMEFYLPISATLSAEALDSAMRHYDPLSAGCPPLDFRDVRGMLKGFIDLVFRHNGRYYLLDYKSNWLGESAEAYTQAAMATAMQSHRYDLQYQLYCLALHRYLRHRIADYDYEQHFGGVIYLFLRGVEAQKPQQGIFTTRPDAALIAHMDTLFAGDVPEMTP from the coding sequence ATGAGTGAACACACCGCTGAGACCCTTGATCCCCTGCGCTTGCCGCTGACCGGCGAGCGCCTGATTGAAGCCTCGGCGGGCACCGGTAAAACCTTCACCATCGCTGCACTCTATTTGCGGCTGTTATTAGGACTGGGCGGCAACGCCGCCTTTCCCCGCCCGCTCAGCGTTGAAGAACTGCTGGTGGTCACCTTCACCGAGGCCGCGACAGAAGAGCTGCGCGGGCGTATTCGCAGCAATATTCATGAATTGCGTATTGCCTGCCTGCGTGAAAGCAGCGACAACCCGCTGTATGCCAGCCTGCTGGAAGAGATTGATGATAAACAGCAGGCGGCGCATTGGTTGATGCTGGCCGAACGGCAGATGGACGAAGCTGCCGTCTTTACCATCCACGGTTTTTGCCAGCGCATGCTAAGCCTGAATGCGTTCGAATCCGGCATGCTGTTTGACCTGAAACTGCTGGAAGATGAAACCCTGCTGCGCTACCAGGCCTGCGCGGACTTCTGGCGTCGTCACTGCTACCCGTTGCCGCGCGCCATCGCGCAGGTTATCCACGACGCGTGGAAAGGGCCGCAGGATCTCCTGAAATCTATCGATCGTTATCTGCAAGGCGAAGCCCCGCAAATCAAAACTCCGCCGCCCGCCGATGAAACGCTCGCTTCCCGCCATGAGCAGATTGTCGCGCAGATAGACAAAGTGAAACGCCAGTGGCTAGCCTCGGTGGATGAGCTGGAGCCGCTCATCGAAAGCTCTGGTATCGACCGACGTAAATTCAACCGCGGAAATCAGGCGAAGTGGATTGAGAAAATCTCAGCCTGGGCGCAGGAAGAGACCCGCACCTATTTGTTGCCGGACGCGCTGGAGAAATTTTCCCAGTCTTTCCTTGTGCAACGTACCAAAGCCGGTGGTGCGGTGCCGGAACATCCGCTGTTTGTTGTCATTGAAGAACTGCTGGCGCAGCCGCTGACGCTCAATGACCTGGTGCTTACCCGCGCCATGCGCGAAATCCGCGACGCGGTGGCAAAAGAGAAGCGTCGACGTGGCGAACTCGGTTTTGACGATATGCTCAGTCGGCTGGACAGTGCGCTGCAAAGCCCGAATGGCGACGCGTTGGCTGCGGCTATCCGCACCCGTTTTCCCGTCGCGATGATTGATGAATTTCAGGATACTGACCCGCAGCAATACCGCATTTTCAGCCGCATCTGGTTAAACCAGCCTGAGTGCGGCTTATTGCTGATTGGCGACCCTAAACAGGCTATCTACGCCTTTCGCGGCGCGGATATCTTTACCTATATGAAAGCGCGCGATGAAGTGAGTGCCCGCTATACCCTCGACACCAACTGGCGATCGTCTCCGGGCATGATTGCCAGCGTCAACCGACTGTTCAGTCACCTGGACAACGCGTTTATGTTTCAGCAGATCCCGTTCTTGCCGGTGAAGGCCGCCGCCAGGAATGCAGGGCTGCGTTTTGCCGTTCACGGGGAAACACAACCGTCCATGAAGCTGTGGCTGATGGAAGGCGAGGGTGTGGGCGTCGGCGATTACCAGAGCTTTATGGCGCAGCTGTGCGCGACGCAAATCCGCGACTGGTTAAGCGCCGGTCAGAAAGGTGAAGCGCTGCTCTGGGAAGGTGAAAAAGCGCGGCCCGTTAAGGCCTCGGACATCACGGTGCTGGTGCGTAGCCGCCACGAAGCGTCGCTTATCCGCGATGCGCTGACCCTGCTCGGCATTCCGTCGGTCTATCTCTCCAATCGCGATAGCGTATTTGAAACGCCGGAAGCGCATGAACTGCTTTGGTTACTACAGGCGGTATTAACGCCGGAGCGGGAAAGCACGCTGCGCAGTGCGCTGGCAACCTCGATGCTCGGGCTTACCGCGCGCGATATCGAAGCGCTGAACCTTGATGAACAGGCGTGGGATAACGTGGTAGAGGAGTTTACCCACTACCGCGAACTGTGGCAGAAACGCGGTGTGATGCCGATGCTGCGCACCCTGATGAGTGCACGCCATGTGGCAGAAAACTTACTTGCCACTCCCGGCGGGGAAAGGCGGCTGACCGATATCTTGCATATCAGCGAGTTGTTGCAGGAAGCCGGGACGCAGCTTGAAAGTGAGCATGCACTTACCCGCTGGCTGACACAGCATATTGCGGAACCCAATGCCAGCGCCTCCAGCGAACAGATGCGCCTGGAGAGCGATAAACACCTGGTGCAAATTGTCACCATTCATAAGTCGAAAGGTCTGGAGTATCCGCTGGTCTGGCTGCCGTTTATCGCCAACTTCCGCGTTCAGGACCAGGGCTTTTATCACGACCGTGCTTCATTCAATGCCGTACTTGACCTCAGCCATGCCGACGAGAGCGTTGAACTGGCGGAAGCGGAGCGGCTGGCCGAAGATCTGCGCTTGCTCTATGTGGCGCTGACGCGATCGGTCTGGCACTGTAGCCTCGGCATTGCGCCGCTGTTTCGTCGCCGTGGCGAGAAAACCGGGCCGAGCGACTTTCACCAGAGCGCGCTGGGCCGCCTGATCCAGAAAGGCGAAGCGCTGGATGCGGTCGGCCTGCGTAACGCGCTGGAGCAGTTATGCAATGACGATATTGTCCTTGCGACGCCACCAACGCCGGATATGGCGCGCTGGCAGTTGCCGCAGGCGCAACCGCCTGCCCTGAGCGTGCGTGAAGTGATGCGCAAAGTTGCCGATGACTGGCGCGTGACCAGTTATTCCGGCTTACAGCAACGCGCCCACGGCATTGCTCAGGATCTGCTGCCGCGCCTGGATCTCGACGCCGCCGGTGAGCGGGAAGTGCAGGCGGAGCCGATGCTCACCCCGCATCAGTTTCCGCGTGGCGCAGCTCCCGGAACCTTTTTGCACAGCCTGTTTGAAGACCTCGATTTTACGCAGCCCGTTTCATCTGCATGGGTCGCTGAAAAGCTGCTCGTGTCCGGTTATGAGGAGCACTGGCAGCCGGTGTTGAGCGGCTGGCTGGAGACGGTGCTGCACGCGCCGCTGATACCCGAAGGGGTCTCCCTGAGCCAGCTCACGGCGAAAGATAAACAAGTTGAGATGGAATTTTATTTGCCGATTAGCGCGACGCTGAGCGCCGAAGCGCTGGACAGTGCCATGCGCCATTACGATCCCTTGTCGGCAGGTTGCCCGCCGCTGGATTTCCGCGACGTGCGTGGCATGCTGAAAGGCTTTATTGACCTGGTGTTTCGCCATAACGGGCGTTACTACCTGCTGGACTACAAGTCCAACTGGCTTGGCGAGAGCGCGGAAGCCTACACCCAGGCGGCCATGGCGACGGCAATGCAATCTCACCGCTACGATTTGCAGTATCAACTCTACTGCCTGGCGCTACACCGCTATCTGCGCCACCGCATTGCGGATTACGACTATGAGCAGCATTTCGGCGGCGTGATTTACCTCTTTTTACGCGGCGTGGAAGCGCAGAAACCACAGCAGGGCATTTTCACTACCCGGCCAGACGCTGCGCTGATCGCCCACATGGATACCCTGTTTGCGGGTGATGTACCGGAGATGACGCCATGA
- the ptrA gene encoding pitrilysin, whose amino-acid sequence MPRSTWLKAFVLFFALWASFSQADNGWQPVQETIRKSDKDTRQYQAIRLVNGMVVLLVSDTQAVKSLSALVVPVGSLEDPDAHPGLAHYLEHMTLMGSKKYPQPDSLAEYLKLHGGSHNASTAPYRTAYYLEVENDALDGAVDRLADAIASPMLDKKYGERERNAVNAELTMARTRDGMRMAQVSAETINPAHPGARFSGGNLETLSDKPGSPIHDALLAFRDKYYSANLMKAVIYSNRPLSDLAKMAVQTYGRVPNKNIDKPDITVPVVTDAQKGIIIHYVPEVPRKVLRVEFRIANNTAAFRSKTDELITYLIGNRSPGTLSDWLQSQGLVEGIRGDSDPVVNGNSGVLAISATLTDKGQANRDQVVAAIFSYLQLLREKGVDKRYFDELSHILDLDFRYPSITRDMDYVEWLADTMIRVPVAHTLDSVNIADQFDAKAVQARLDEMTPQNARIWYISPDEPHNKKAYFVDAPYQVDKITPETFADWQKREAAIALKFPELNPYIPDDFSLVTATKKYEHPELIVDEPTLRVVYQPSRYFANEPKADVSVVLRNPQAMDSAKNQVMFALNDYLAGLALDQLSNQAAVGGISFSTNANNGLMLNANGYTQRLPKLFQALLAGYFSYTPTDEQLAQAKSWYSQMMASAEKGKAFDQAIMPVQMLSQVPYFQREERRALLPSITLQDILHYRDALKNNARPEFLVVGNLSEQQAKDLAHDVQKQLGANGNEWCRNKDVLVDKQQNVSFEKAGTSTDSALAAVFVPPGFDEYSSSAYSAMLGQIVQPWFYNQLRTEEQLGYAVFAFPMSVGRQWGMGFLLQSNDKQPAYLWGRYKAFFPTAEAKLRAMKPEEFAQIQQGVIAQIMQAPQTLGEEASKLSKDFDRGNMRFDSRDKVVAQIKLLTPQKLADFFHHAVVEPQGMAILSQISGSQSGKVEYARPDGWKIWDNASALQRSLPLMSEKNE is encoded by the coding sequence ATGCCCCGCAGCACCTGGTTAAAAGCTTTCGTTCTGTTTTTTGCCCTCTGGGCGTCATTCAGTCAGGCAGATAACGGTTGGCAACCTGTTCAGGAAACTATCCGTAAGAGTGATAAAGATACGCGTCAGTATCAGGCCATTCGCCTTGTTAACGGCATGGTCGTTCTGCTGGTGTCCGACACTCAGGCGGTGAAATCTCTCTCCGCGCTGGTGGTGCCGGTTGGCTCGTTGGAAGATCCCGATGCGCATCCTGGCCTGGCTCACTATCTCGAACATATGACGCTGATGGGGTCGAAAAAATACCCGCAGCCGGATAGCCTCGCCGAATACCTCAAATTGCACGGCGGCAGCCATAACGCCAGCACTGCGCCTTATCGCACTGCGTATTATCTGGAAGTGGAAAATGACGCGCTGGACGGGGCAGTTGACCGCTTAGCAGACGCCATTGCTTCGCCAATGCTGGATAAAAAGTATGGCGAACGTGAACGTAACGCGGTGAACGCGGAACTGACCATGGCGCGCACCCGTGATGGTATGCGTATGGCGCAGGTCAGCGCGGAGACCATCAACCCCGCCCACCCCGGCGCGCGTTTCTCCGGCGGTAACCTTGAAACGCTGAGTGATAAGCCGGGCAGCCCGATTCACGATGCGCTGCTGGCGTTTCGCGATAAGTACTACTCGGCGAACCTGATGAAGGCGGTGATTTACAGTAATCGCCCGCTCTCCGATCTGGCAAAGATGGCGGTGCAGACCTACGGTCGCGTGCCGAATAAAAACATCGACAAGCCGGACATCACTGTGCCTGTGGTCACCGATGCGCAAAAAGGCATCATCATTCACTATGTCCCGGAAGTGCCACGCAAAGTGCTGCGCGTCGAGTTTCGCATCGCTAACAACACCGCGGCATTTCGCAGTAAAACCGACGAACTTATTACTTACCTGATCGGTAACCGCAGCCCGGGAACCCTCTCTGACTGGCTGCAAAGCCAGGGGCTGGTTGAGGGGATTCGCGGTGACTCAGACCCGGTGGTGAACGGTAATAGCGGTGTGCTGGCTATCTCCGCCACGCTAACCGACAAAGGCCAGGCGAATCGTGACCAGGTGGTGGCCGCGATATTCAGCTACCTGCAACTGCTGCGTGAAAAAGGCGTTGATAAACGTTATTTCGACGAGCTGTCACATATTCTTGATCTCGATTTCCGCTACCCGTCTATTACCCGCGATATGGATTATGTCGAGTGGCTGGCGGATACCATGATCCGTGTACCGGTGGCCCATACGCTGGATTCGGTCAATATCGCCGATCAGTTTGATGCCAAAGCGGTGCAGGCGCGTCTTGATGAAATGACGCCACAAAATGCCCGTATCTGGTATATCAGCCCGGACGAGCCGCACAATAAAAAAGCCTACTTTGTTGATGCCCCGTATCAGGTCGACAAAATCACGCCGGAGACCTTTGCCGACTGGCAAAAACGTGAGGCCGCTATTGCGTTGAAATTCCCGGAGCTTAACCCCTATATCCCGGATGATTTCTCGCTGGTAACGGCGACGAAAAAATATGAGCACCCCGAACTGATCGTGGATGAGCCGACGCTACGCGTGGTTTACCAGCCGAGCCGCTACTTCGCTAACGAACCGAAAGCGGATGTCAGCGTGGTGTTGCGTAACCCGCAGGCAATGGACAGCGCCAAAAATCAGGTGATGTTTGCCCTGAATGATTACCTGGCCGGCCTGGCGCTTGATCAACTCAGCAACCAGGCCGCGGTTGGCGGGATCAGTTTTTCTACCAATGCGAATAACGGCTTAATGCTTAACGCTAATGGTTATACCCAGCGTCTGCCGAAGCTTTTCCAGGCGTTACTGGCGGGGTATTTCAGCTATACGCCGACGGATGAACAGCTTGCGCAGGCGAAATCGTGGTACAGCCAGATGATGGCGTCGGCAGAGAAAGGCAAAGCCTTCGACCAGGCGATTATGCCGGTGCAAATGCTGTCGCAGGTTCCGTACTTCCAGCGCGAAGAGCGTCGCGCACTGTTGCCATCGATTACCTTGCAGGACATTTTGCACTATCGCGATGCGCTGAAAAATAATGCACGCCCGGAGTTTCTCGTGGTGGGTAACCTGAGCGAACAGCAGGCGAAAGATCTTGCGCATGATGTGCAAAAACAGCTTGGCGCTAACGGTAACGAATGGTGTCGCAACAAAGATGTGCTGGTGGACAAACAGCAGAACGTGAGCTTTGAGAAAGCAGGCACCAGTACGGATTCCGCACTTGCTGCGGTGTTTGTGCCGCCAGGCTTTGATGAGTACAGCAGTTCGGCGTACAGCGCGATGCTGGGGCAAATTGTCCAGCCGTGGTTTTACAACCAGTTGCGTACCGAAGAACAGCTTGGCTACGCGGTCTTTGCCTTCCCAATGAGCGTGGGTCGCCAGTGGGGAATGGGCTTCCTGTTGCAGAGCAACGACAAACAGCCCGCTTACCTGTGGGGGCGGTACAAAGCCTTCTTCCCAACGGCAGAGGCCAAACTGCGGGCGATGAAACCGGAAGAGTTTGCGCAAATTCAGCAGGGCGTCATTGCGCAAATCATGCAAGCGCCGCAAACATTAGGCGAGGAAGCTTCCAAACTCAGCAAAGATTTCGATCGCGGGAATATGCGTTTCGATTCACGTGATAAAGTAGTGGCCCAGATAAAGCTGCTGACGCCGCAAAAACTTGCTGACTTCTTCCATCACGCGGTGGTTGAGCCGCAAGGTATGGCGATACTGTCACAGATCTCCGGTAGCCAGAGCGGGAAAGTAGAATATGCCCGACCTGATGGCTGGAAGATTTGGGATAACGCCAGCGCCTTGCAGCGATCCTTACCATTGATGAGCGAGAAAAATGAGTGA
- the recC gene encoding exodeoxyribonuclease V subunit gamma, which yields MLRVYHSNRLDVLEALMEFIVEHDRLEDPFAPEVVMVQSTGMAQWLQMTLAQKFGIAANITFPLPASFIWDMFVTVLDDIPKESAFNKQSMSWKLMSLLPDMLAQEEFAMLHHYLHDDDDKRKLFQLSSRVADLYDQYLVYRPEWLTRWEAGEMVDGLDDAQRWQAPLWRALVEHTRALGQPHWHRANLYKRFIDKLEAAQEPPAGLPARVFICGISALPPVYLQALQALGKHIDVHLLFTNPCRYYWGDIKDPAFLAKLITRRRRHHRDDRQLPLFRDTQRAEGLFNGEGEQDVGNPMLASWGKLGRDNIFLLAGMERYEELDAFVDVTPGTLLQNLKYDILELQNGAVAGVTAEEFARSDKKRLLDPDDRSVTVHICHSPQREVEVLHDRLLAMLEEDPELTPRDIVVMVADIDSYSPYIQAVFGSASGDRYLPFAISDRRARQAHPALQAFISLLSLPDSRFVSEDVLALLDVPVLAARFNINEEGLRYLRLWVNESGIRWGMDDDNVRELELPPTGQHTWQFGLTRMLLGYAMESRQGEWQSILPYDESSGLIAELVGHLASLLMQLNIWRRGLSQERPLEEWLPVCREMLNDFFLPDQETEAALALIEQQWQAIIAQGVSANYGEAIPLSLLRDELAQRLDQERISQRFLAGPVNICTLMPMRSIPFKVVCLLGMNDGVYPRTLPPLGFDLMSQKPQRGDRSRRDDDRYLFLEALISAQQQLYISYIGRSIQDNKERFPSVLVQELVDYIGQSHYLPGDEALNCDGSEQRVKAQITHLHTRMPFDPANYTPDEWQSYARDWLPAASLQGEEHLPFIQTLETPALETLPFDQLQRFWAHPVRAFFQMRLRVNFRPEEEDIPDAEPFILDGLSRYQLNDELLNALVEEQDAEKLFRRYRAAGVLPYGAFGEIIWETQCQEMQELASRVIEHRQPADNLEIDLHCAGVHLTGWLSHVQSDGLLRWRPSRLKVSQGLQLWLEHLVYCASGGTGESRLFVRKDGQWRFPALPAEQAMQYLALMIEGYREGMAKPLLLLPESGGAWIKACYDAANDAMVKDDETLQKAQSKFLQAYEGNMVVSGEGDDVWYQRLWRTLEPEYYAEITELAQRFLLPLYRHNQPG from the coding sequence ATGTTAAGGGTTTATCACTCCAATCGTCTGGATGTGCTTGAAGCGTTGATGGAGTTTATCGTCGAGCACGACAGGCTCGAGGATCCCTTTGCACCCGAAGTGGTGATGGTGCAAAGCACCGGCATGGCGCAATGGCTGCAAATGACGCTGGCGCAAAAGTTTGGCATTGCCGCCAATATCACGTTTCCGCTCCCGGCGAGCTTTATCTGGGACATGTTTGTCACCGTGCTTGACGATATCCCCAAAGAGAGCGCTTTCAACAAACAGAGCATGAGCTGGAAACTGATGTCGTTGCTGCCGGATATGCTGGCGCAAGAAGAGTTCGCCATGCTGCATCACTATCTGCATGACGATGATGACAAGCGTAAACTCTTCCAACTCTCTTCCCGCGTGGCGGATCTCTATGACCAGTATCTGGTCTACCGCCCCGAATGGCTGACACGTTGGGAAGCGGGTGAAATGGTCGACGGGCTCGACGACGCCCAGCGCTGGCAAGCGCCGCTCTGGCGCGCCCTGGTGGAGCATACCCGCGCACTGGGACAGCCGCATTGGCACCGTGCCAATCTCTATAAACGCTTTATTGATAAGCTCGAGGCTGCACAAGAGCCGCCTGCCGGGCTGCCTGCCCGCGTTTTTATCTGCGGGATTTCCGCTCTGCCGCCTGTTTATCTACAGGCCTTGCAGGCGCTGGGCAAACACATTGATGTCCATCTGCTGTTCACTAACCCGTGCCGCTACTACTGGGGTGATATCAAAGACCCGGCGTTTCTGGCGAAGCTTATTACCCGCAGGCGTCGCCACCACCGGGACGATCGCCAGCTTCCGTTGTTTCGCGATACGCAACGTGCGGAAGGTTTGTTTAATGGCGAGGGTGAACAGGATGTCGGCAACCCGATGCTGGCTTCCTGGGGCAAACTGGGGCGTGACAATATTTTCCTGCTGGCCGGGATGGAGCGCTATGAAGAGCTGGATGCGTTCGTTGATGTTACGCCCGGTACGCTGCTGCAAAACCTCAAATATGACATCCTTGAACTGCAAAACGGCGCGGTAGCTGGCGTGACCGCAGAAGAGTTTGCCCGCAGTGACAAAAAACGTCTGCTCGATCCGGACGATCGCAGCGTCACGGTGCATATTTGCCACAGCCCACAGCGCGAAGTGGAAGTGCTGCATGACCGCCTGCTGGCGATGCTGGAAGAAGACCCCGAACTGACGCCGCGCGATATCGTGGTGATGGTCGCCGATATCGACAGCTACAGCCCTTATATCCAGGCGGTATTTGGCAGCGCCAGCGGCGATCGCTATTTACCCTTTGCGATTTCTGACCGTCGCGCACGACAGGCGCACCCGGCACTTCAGGCCTTTATCAGCCTGCTATCGCTACCGGACAGCCGCTTTGTTTCTGAAGATGTGCTGGCACTGTTGGATGTCCCCGTGCTGGCTGCGCGTTTCAATATCAATGAAGAGGGGCTGCGCTATCTGCGCCTGTGGGTGAACGAGTCTGGTATTCGCTGGGGCATGGATGACGACAACGTGCGCGAGCTTGAACTGCCGCCGACCGGCCAGCATACCTGGCAATTCGGCCTGACGCGTATGCTGCTCGGCTATGCAATGGAGAGCCGCCAGGGCGAATGGCAATCCATTCTGCCTTATGACGAATCAAGCGGGCTTATCGCTGAACTGGTGGGTCACCTGGCCTCACTGTTAATGCAGCTCAATATCTGGCGCAGAGGGCTTTCCCAGGAGCGTCCGCTGGAAGAGTGGCTGCCCGTTTGCCGTGAAATGCTCAATGACTTTTTCCTGCCGGATCAGGAGACCGAAGCAGCACTGGCGCTTATTGAGCAGCAGTGGCAGGCGATCATCGCCCAGGGCGTTAGCGCAAACTACGGTGAAGCCATTCCCCTGTCGCTATTGCGTGATGAGCTGGCCCAACGTCTTGACCAGGAACGCATTAGCCAGCGTTTCCTCGCCGGGCCGGTCAACATCTGTACGCTGATGCCGATGCGCTCCATTCCATTTAAAGTCGTTTGCCTGCTGGGTATGAACGACGGCGTTTACCCGCGAACGCTGCCGCCGCTCGGGTTTGATCTGATGAGCCAGAAACCGCAGCGCGGCGATCGCAGCCGCCGGGACGATGACCGCTATCTCTTTCTCGAGGCGCTGATCTCGGCTCAGCAACAGCTCTATATCAGTTACATTGGCCGCTCCATCCAGGATAACAAAGAGCGTTTCCCCTCTGTGCTGGTGCAGGAGTTGGTGGACTATATCGGCCAGAGCCACTATTTGCCGGGTGATGAAGCGCTCAACTGTGACGGAAGCGAACAGCGTGTAAAAGCGCAGATCACCCATCTGCACACGCGTATGCCGTTCGATCCTGCTAACTACACACCGGATGAATGGCAAAGCTATGCCCGCGACTGGCTGCCCGCCGCAAGCCTGCAAGGCGAGGAGCATTTGCCCTTTATTCAGACCCTGGAAACGCCAGCGCTGGAGACACTGCCCTTTGATCAACTCCAGCGTTTTTGGGCGCATCCGGTGCGCGCCTTTTTCCAGATGCGTTTGCGGGTCAATTTCCGCCCGGAAGAGGAGGATATTCCCGATGCCGAACCGTTCATTCTCGATGGCTTAAGCCGCTATCAGCTCAATGACGAACTCTTAAATGCGCTGGTTGAAGAACAGGACGCGGAAAAGTTGTTTCGTCGTTACCGGGCGGCGGGTGTGCTGCCGTATGGTGCGTTTGGCGAAATTATCTGGGAGACGCAGTGCCAGGAGATGCAGGAATTGGCCAGCCGTGTCATTGAGCACCGTCAGCCAGCGGATAACCTCGAAATTGATCTGCATTGCGCAGGCGTGCATCTGACCGGTTGGCTCTCCCATGTGCAATCTGACGGGCTGCTGCGCTGGCGTCCTTCGCGCTTAAAGGTCTCGCAGGGGCTGCAACTTTGGCTGGAACATCTTGTCTACTGTGCCAGTGGCGGAACCGGAGAGAGCCGGTTGTTTGTCCGCAAAGACGGGCAGTGGCGCTTTCCTGCGTTACCGGCCGAACAGGCGATGCAGTATCTTGCGTTGATGATCGAGGGGTATCGCGAAGGGATGGCAAAACCTCTGCTGCTGCTGCCGGAAAGCGGCGGGGCGTGGATAAAAGCCTGTTATGACGCGGCAAATGATGCCATGGTAAAGGACGACGAGACGTTACAAAAAGCGCAGAGTAAATTTTTGCAGGCCTATGAAGGCAATATGGTGGTCAGCGGCGAAGGCGATGATGTCTGGTATCAGCGCCTGTGGCGAACCCTGGAGCCGGAGTACTACGCGGAAATTACCGAACTGGCGCAACGTTTCCTGTTACCGCTTTATCGACATAATCAGCCCGGTTGA
- a CDS encoding prepilin-type N-terminal cleavage/methylation domain-containing protein, protein MSVAINREQGFSLTEVLLAMLLMVMVMTALGGYHRALASGFASASQGRQLWRYAWQQAQPNASPLPPGWQVLQGQTTTEGCVSINVTVISPVGRQGKMTRLFCPNSQ, encoded by the coding sequence ATGTCAGTTGCCATAAACAGAGAGCAGGGTTTTAGCCTGACGGAAGTTCTGCTGGCCATGCTGTTAATGGTGATGGTGATGACCGCGCTTGGCGGTTATCATCGCGCCCTGGCATCCGGGTTTGCCTCCGCCAGCCAGGGGCGACAGCTATGGCGTTATGCATGGCAGCAGGCGCAACCGAACGCATCGCCTCTGCCGCCGGGTTGGCAGGTTTTGCAGGGGCAGACAACAACAGAAGGATGTGTCAGCATCAACGTCACCGTTATCTCGCCAGTGGGCAGGCAGGGGAAAATGACGCGCTTATTTTGCCCAAATAGTCAGTAG
- a CDS encoding DUF2509 family protein produces the protein MNRQRGMSSLALVLLLLLLGSLLLNGLNQQLTSHIWRVNHEGQGIRNAAQVHSAMEWARRQVWLPLPAQQCLQPAGQGVRSCLRIFADSSALLIVANTETMLWRLGRVDNATVRFLPHGWSDFCPLSEEALCQLP, from the coding sequence ATGAACCGACAGCGAGGCATGTCATCCCTGGCATTGGTACTCCTTTTATTGTTGCTGGGTAGCCTGCTGCTAAATGGCCTGAACCAGCAATTGACCAGCCATATCTGGCGCGTGAACCACGAAGGTCAGGGTATACGCAATGCGGCGCAAGTGCATTCCGCGATGGAATGGGCGCGTCGACAAGTGTGGTTACCGCTGCCTGCACAACAATGCCTGCAACCTGCCGGGCAGGGTGTGCGAAGCTGCCTGCGTATTTTCGCTGACAGTTCCGCGCTGCTGATTGTGGCAAATACAGAAACCATGCTGTGGCGTCTGGGGCGCGTGGATAACGCAACGGTGCGGTTCCTGCCCCATGGCTGGAGCGATTTCTGCCCGCTTTCGGAGGAAGCGCTATGTCAGTTGCCATAA